A region from the Peromyscus maniculatus bairdii isolate BWxNUB_F1_BW_parent chromosome 5, HU_Pman_BW_mat_3.1, whole genome shotgun sequence genome encodes:
- the Nkapl gene encoding NKAP-like protein, with protein sequence MSPVSRSRPNEDPPGSPKGGRGSGSPPSAASQTRRSPRGGGFGLALGGSEGLGPPRGPEGPLSAHAVSRPRSGERPPPLPPPGICMFVPSSSSSICGGHRYHHYAGDRLWAEDQEKEKEESYRQRRLKERERIGELGAPEVWGLSPKFPEPDSDEHTPAEDEVKNLKSSGSDLTNEEKRTKTSHSTKRKRKKRPSKRKHRKYCDDDSNSDSDVYSSSGGDKNRAKARKKEKKKKHRAKQPKKKRRTEKEYGDVSCKALERELPEDAWMEQSMSADGMDLIGPEAPVIHTSQDEKPLNYGHALLPGEGAAMAEYVKAGKRIPRRGEIGLTSEEIASFECSGYVMSGSRHRRMEAVRLRKENQIYSADEKRALASFNQEERRKRENKILASFREMVYRKTKGKDDK encoded by the coding sequence ATGTCGCCTGTGTCCCGATCCCGCCCTAATGAGGACCCTCCGGGCTCTCCGAAAGGCGGGCGTGGCTCGGGCAGCCCACCGTCGGCGGCGTCCCAGACTCGACGATCCCCTCGGGGAGGCGGTTTCGGCCTCGCCCTCGGCGGGAGCGAGGGGCTCGGGCCTCCGCGGGGTCCAGAGGGGCCCCTCTCAGCGCACGCCGTCAGCCGCCCCCGGTCTGGAGAgcggccgccgccgctgccgccgccaggGATCTGCATGTTTGTCCCTtcgtcctcctcttccatctgtgGCGGGCACCGCTACCACCACTATGCGGGAGACCGTTTGTGGGCCGAGGaccaggagaaggaaaaggaggagagctATCGGCAGAGGaggctgaaggagagagagaggattggAGAGCTGGGAGCCCCCGAGGTGTGGGGATTGTCACCCAAGTTTCCTGAGCCAGATTCCGATGAACATACCCCAGCTGAAGATGAGGTGAAGAATCTGAAGAGCAGCGGCTCAGATCTCACCAATgaagaaaaaaggacaaagaCCAGTCACTcgacaaagagaaaaaggaagaaaaggcccTCCAAAAGGAAACATAGGAAGTATTGTGATGATGACAGCAATTCAGACTCTGACGTTTATTCTAGCTCTGGTGGTGATAAAAACAGAGCTAaagccaggaagaaagagaagaaaaagaaacaccgGGCAAAACAAcccaagaagaagaggaggactgAAAAGGAGTACGGTGACGTAAGCTGCAAAGCTTTAGAAAGGGAACTGCCAGAAGATGCGTGGATGGAACAGTCGATGAGTGCAGATGGCATGGATTTAATAGGTCCAGAAGCACCCGTGATACATACCTCTCAAGATGAGAAACCCTTGAATTATGGCCACGCCCTGCTTCCAGGTGAAGGTGCAGCTATGGCTGAATACGTGAAGGCTGGAAAGCGTATCCCACGAAGGGGTGAAATTGGGTTGACGAGTGAAGAGATTGCCTCATTTGAATGTTCGGGTTACGTCATGAGTGGTAGCAGGCATCGCCGAATGGAGGCTGTGAGACTGCGTAAAGAGAACCAGATCTACAGTGCTGATGAGAAAAGAGCCCTTGCATCCTTTAACCAAGAAGAGAGGCGGAAGAGAGAGAATAAGATCCTAGCCAGTTTCCGAGAAATggtatacagaaagacaaaagGGAAAGATGACAAGTGA